aaaacagaaATAATTATTCTATGTGGAAATGAGAGGGAGTCGGaccttttttttctcttttcttgtaaaaaaaacttataattctTCTGTTTTTTTGTGGGCCTTTATCAGCTGCTCTATTATCATATGCATTTATGGGGCCTGGCCCAATTATCGGTTTGTTTTAtgtttatctttaaatatttatttaattttgtgaaAGAAGAAAAATCTGACATATTTCTCCTTCTCTATTCTTCGACTCTTTCCTAACTCCGGCCACTGTTGCATCATCGGAAGTTCGCCGTTGCCGTTGTTAATGGAAATGGAAGGAAGAATCCGTGCCAAGTTTGAAGaatctatcaaatcagaactaGACGACTCCCCTCCCAGCATCGACAGTGTATCTCTTGCTCGAGCTCTTATCATGAATCCCTCCACATCCGAAGCCACCGCCAATTTAGTCTTCCAAACCCTATCTCCCTTTCTCAAATCAACTCACGACTCCCTCTATCTTCGCCACACTCTCTGTTGCCTCTCCGATATCGCCGTAAACTTCTCTTCCCTCTCTCGTCGCGTCTTCGAACTGGTCCGTTCATTCTCTCTCAATTGCAGTGAGAATTCTCCTCGGATACTCGCTCAAGCTCTATCGGTTCTCGTATTGATTTCTGAATCCGTCGAAGATTTACTATGTGAGCTGAACGAACTTAATGAGAGTTTGTTTCTCTCTATCGGTTTCCAGCATTGTGTGGCTGTTCGTCATTGGTTGCTTTTGAATGCGGAGAGGCTTCCTATCCGTCCGCATTTGTTGCTCACGACATTTCTAGGTTTCTCGAAGGATCCATATCCGTACGTGAGAAAAGCTGCTTTGGATGGACAAGTTCACTTGTGCAAGTCTATTGTTGTTGAAGATCGTACAATCATTAAGGGATGCTACTTCCGCTCTGCTGAGCTTCTTAATGATATGGAGGATTCTGTACGGTCTGCTGCCGTTCGTGCGGTATGTATATTAGTAGTTTGCTCCTTCATTCACGGTTTCTCTTTATAGTTAACTTTATCTTCATCCATAGTCTTAAGAAAATCTGATTTGGAATAAGACAACTCCATTCTTTGATTAGATTGTGATGtaactgtttttttttcatgGATTAATTTCTGGACTTTGTTGGGAAGAATGTTCAAATGCCATCAGTGTTAAAGATAATAACAACCTCCCAATTATCTTGGAGGTTTCTGAATTCGTGATTAAGTTCCCTAAACCAACTCCCCATAATTAGAGACTTCATTGTTATCATCTGATTCCATTtaaagatttcaaagagtaATCAAACCATTATCATGGACACCTTTAATGAAGGGGAAATTTCTGATCTTtgttctctctatctctcttctTGTTGATTGCGTTGTTGTTGTTGAGGCTATTGACTATATGTGATTTCCACGGCAGATAGTTATGAGCATCCAGTTTGATTGAGGTCGAGAAGCTGGGGAATAATCATCTGCTGATTTGCCATTCTGTATCAAGAACAGGGAGTCTTCCCTGTTGCAATGCTTTGATACCATGTAAGAATGAATTTTAGTGTCTGACAAGAGGAGAGATTGAGAGAACAGAAAACATAAGTTCTTGCTCTTGATAATTTCATTTCAATGAATAATGGGTTAATTACACTTGAAAgctttaaatataataagataataactaTGAAGTACCATAAGCTTAGGGAATTGGTTATGGGAGTTCTATTCCTTATGCCCTGTTTTGTTCCCTTTGAAGTCGGAAACCTATgtcatttttgttaatattttcaATCAGTGCACATCAGTTGTCTAAGAAAACTATAGGTTTGGCAAATCTTTTGGTTTGACGAATTAGCTATCTTGAGCTATTTTCTTTTATGCGATTATAGATaacatgattaataattttactcTGAGACCATTGCGATCTTGTGACTTTTTCTGGACTTACATTAAAAACCAGTTTGGTCACAGctctatttaatttatatgcAGGTTGCTCAGTGGGGGCAGTTATTTGTTACATGCAACCATAACAACAATACAAAGCACTTGTCAGATGCATTGTTTATCCTGGTGAGTTCATGTTGATTTCTCGGAGAGGGATACAATTTTTTAACCATGGGATTTAAATGTTTACTTAGTGAAATTGTGCTCTGGACTTCTTTCTTTTCCTTGACGTGGTGGAAGTATGTTCTCCAACTTTGTCTCCTTTTGCAGGGTGTGGAAAGAAATATCTTAAGCACTTCTTACTTGCACTAATTGAATGGGATAGTGGGTGATTTGATGTAAAATATGATCTTTCCTTTTCACATATTACTAATGATTGAAATGAATAGCTATCAATGGTTCAAAATATAATGCTTAAATTTCTTATAGACACAGCCTACACATTCattgtctttttcttttccGTATGGCCATTTTCTAAAGTTCATAAATACTATATGTTTTGTCAGTGAAACATGTTCTTGTGGATGATAAAACTTGACAGGTTTTCTGACAACACTTAGGGAAATAACCATTCTCGTTATTCACAGATTTATAGGAATGCTTGTCAAAAAAATTATGCAGTCTATGTATTAGTCATTCTATATCTAATCATTTGTTGCCTATCTGCTTGAAGCTATGTTCTATGGTAAGAGACATGGCCATTGGAGTACGGATTGAAGCTTTCGATGCCCTTGGGCAAATTAATGATGTGTCTGaagatattttattacaaaCATTATCCAAGAAGGTCCTGCCAATaaacaaaggaaaaaaatatcCTAAGCCGTGCTCGATGAACCAGGAGTTAGAAGTGGCACTTGTTGCTGGAGCTTTTGTGCATGGACTAGAGGATGAATTCAATGAGGTGATTTCCATGAATTACTCTCTTCCTTTTTGTACAGGGTCTGTGCCAGTCCATATTTATGGAGCTTACAAAATTGAACAAAAtcctttattaatataatacacGGTTTTCTTATTTAGTTCACAAAGGCGACCCCACTCAGTGTATTTGACTGTCATATTTTGGATGATTTCTTTATTTCTCTTTGAACAAATTTGGCGTTAATATGTTTTGCAACCTTAGGTTCGAACTTCGGCTTGTCGTACAATGAACAAGCTCACCAGTGTTTCTGCTGTTTTTTCAAAAGAATCCTTGAGTTTTTTGATGGACATGGTGAATGATGATTCAATGGTAGTCCGGTTGAAGGTCTTGGAAACGATGCATTATATGGCGACATCTAACCATTTAAATATGCAAGAGACCCATATTCACATGGCAAGTTCTTGATCCTTGTAGCATTTCTTGCGAAGTGGGTTGGTTTTAGCgtcatttattttatcaattctgACTATTTGTTTACAATTgttttgcagttcctctttatgCTGGTTGACACCAGTCCCTTGATTAGAACGTCAGCAAGGAACGTTTTCCGAGCTATAAGACTGCGGGAAAAGGctctatttaaattatctatGGATGCTCTTCTAGAAAATCTGGAATTATATCCACAGGTTTGCTACAAGGATGATTCGCATtccatatttatataaacttcTTGGACAAGCATTATTCATCCATAGTAGTATTTTTGGACTCATTCTCATCTTTCATACTAGTTGTGTACATATGGTTAAGATTTCGATGGTTAGTGTGACTGAACATATTagctttgaaaaaaaaagatacTAGACCAGTTAAATGTGAATTGAATCCACATCCCCATTGGACAAAGACTATGATGCCTTTAGAGTTAAGATGGAGTTTTGGCTATTCAAAACTTTCTTTATCTAACTAGAGGGGATGAGTAATTCTTTTTTACTGCGTGTAGGATGAAGCTGATGTATTTTCTGTATTATTTGACTTTGGTCGGCACCATGGTAATTTTGCTCTTAAAGT
This is a stretch of genomic DNA from Impatiens glandulifera chromosome 4, dImpGla2.1, whole genome shotgun sequence. It encodes these proteins:
- the LOC124934177 gene encoding protein SIEL; the encoded protein is MEMEGRIRAKFEESIKSELDDSPPSIDSVSLARALIMNPSTSEATANLVFQTLSPFLKSTHDSLYLRHTLCCLSDIAVNFSSLSRRVFELVRSFSLNCSENSPRILAQALSVLVLISESVEDLLCELNELNESLFLSIGFQHCVAVRHWLLLNAERLPIRPHLLLTTFLGFSKDPYPYVRKAALDGQVHLCKSIVVEDRTIIKGCYFRSAELLNDMEDSVRSAAVRAVAQWGQLFVTCNHNNNTKHLSDALFILLCSMVRDMAIGVRIEAFDALGQINDVSEDILLQTLSKKVLPINKGKKYPKPCSMNQELEVALVAGAFVHGLEDEFNEVRTSACRTMNKLTSVSAVFSKESLSFLMDMVNDDSMVVRLKVLETMHYMATSNHLNMQETHIHMFLFMLVDTSPLIRTSARNVFRAIRLREKALFKLSMDALLENLELYPQDEADVFSVLFDFGRHHGNFALKVIEDVSDEIEPSCEGKLNFDSRRVAAFLVLAISVPLSHQQKICNIQPRLFSYAVTLLGRISHALRDTMDQHTLLRYLSHCSQSAIISAEEFCFEIKEKMTLSTHIGSQTNSDNELTNAATCMSRLLFGKMERTWQLVKYGYTREVLKMLGNWEEEVAGVKYETSVSTFILLYLRMMKLLAKVMVHFVSPCNLGHKLGELSILLGNLNTSLLDIRHKFIGYTKEEELHILELICLSHTLSISRIETYDCSTLKKLYAVVSQMESLQNTNFVIELRNLLSEIGESSSIPVPTPLQKVIDIFSFKTTSCSNFLLSGHLKHIKAEINTCDNEFENPSIFIAGLPVGVTLRISLFNVPSKSRIWIQMKLGMDFPQFVFLDLELFEGCDEFRKFMFTTPFFKTPKVDKFAIKVSIGMECLSEIRSLRRHGGPRCDLVCLCEEVELFFSQPAKVL